From one Melopsittacus undulatus isolate bMelUnd1 chromosome 16, bMelUnd1.mat.Z, whole genome shotgun sequence genomic stretch:
- the TMCC2 gene encoding transmembrane and coiled-coil domains protein 2 isoform X2: MELDKGDVTALSLPSATGHGDTDGTICLDVPEGTPDPHRTKAAIEHLHQKILKITEQIKIEQEARDDNVAEYLKLANNADKQQASRIKQVFEKKNQKSAQTIAQLHKKLEHYHKKLKEIEQNGPSRQPKDVFRDMHQGLKDVGANVRSSISGFSGGVVEGVKGGLSGLSQATHSAVVSKPREFASLIRNKFGSADNIAHLKDTLDDGHPEEASRALSGSATLVSSPKYGSDDECSSATSGSAGGSNSGAGAGGLGSPKCNTLDSHHNNFDTILEELREIKDSQSHLEDSMEDLKAQLQRDYTYMTQCLQEERYRYERLEEQLNDLTELHQNEMTNLKQELASMEEKVAYQSYERARDIQEAVESCLTRVTKLELQQQQQQVVQLEGVENANARALLGKFINVILALMAVLLVFVSTIANFITPLMKTRMRILSTALLVLFLFFLWKHWDSISYFLEHVLLPS, from the exons ATGGAG CTGGACAAGGGGGATGTGACCGCACTGAGCCTGCCCTCAGCCACCGGGCACGGTGACACCGATGGCACCATCTGCCTGGACGTCCCCGAGGGCACCCCCGACCCGCACAGGACCAAAGCTGCCATCGAGCACCTGCACCAGAAGATCCTCAAGATCACGGAGCAGATCAAGATCGAGCAGGAGGCCCGGGATGACAACGTGGCCGAGTACCTGAAGCTGGCCAACAACGCGGACAAGCAGCAGGCGTCCCGCATCAAGCAGGTCTTTGAGAAGAAGAACCAGAAGTCGGCTCAGACCATCGCGCAGCTCCACAAGAAGCTGGAGCACTACCACAAGAAGCTGAAGGAGATCGAGCAGAACGGCCCTTCCCGGCAGCCCAAGGATGTTTTCCGGGACATGCACCAGGGTCTCAAGGACGTGGGTGCCAACGTTCGCTCCAGCATCAGCGGCTTCAGCGGTGGTGTGGTGGAAGGCGTCAAGGGGGGGCTCTCGGGGCTGTCGCAGGCCACGCACAGCGCCGTGGTCTCCAAGCCGCGGGAGTTCGCCAGCCTCATCCGGAACAAGTTCGGCAGCGCAGACAACATCGCACACCTGAAGGACACGTTGGATGATGGGCACCCAGAGGAGGCCTCGCGCGCGCTCAGCGGCAGTGCCACGCTGGTCTCCAGCCCCAAGTACGGCAGTGATGATGAGTGCTCCAGTGCCACCTCTGGCTCGGCTGGAGGCAGCAACTCCGGGGCAGGAGCCGGGGGGCTGGGGAGCCCCAAGTGCAACACGCTGGACAGCCACCACAATAACTTCGACACCATCCTGGAGGAGCTGCGGGAGATCAAGGACAGCCAGTCGCATCTGGAGGACTCCATGGAGGACCTCAAGGCGCAGCTGCAACGGGATTACACCTACATGACGCAGTGCTTGCAGGAGGAGCGGTACAG GTATGAGCGCCTGGAGGAGCAGCTCAACGACCTCACCGAGCTGCACCAGAATGAAATGACCAACCTGAAGCAGGAGCTGGCCAGCATGGAGGAGAAGGTGGCCTACCAGTCCTACGAGAGGGCACGGGACATCCAG GAGGCAGTGGAGTCCTGCCTGACGCGGGTGACcaagctggagctgcagcagcagcagcagcaagtggTGCAGCTGGAAGGGGTGGAGAACGCCAATGCCCGGGCGCTGCTGGGCAAGTTCATCAACGTGATCCTGGCCCTGATGGCCGTGCTGCTCGTCTTCGTCTCCACCATCGCAAACTTCATCACCCCGCTCATGAAGACCCGCATGCGCATCCTCAGCACCGCCCTGCTcgtcctcttcctcttcttcctctggaaGCACTGGGACTCCATCAGCTACTTCCTGGAGCACGTCCTGCTCCCCAGCTGA
- the NUAK2 gene encoding NUAK family SNF1-like kinase 2 — MERAAGAALAAELTKSPRPLMKKQAVKRHHHKHNLKHRYEFLETLGKGTYGKVKKARERSGKLVAIKSIRKDKIKDEQDLVHIRREIEIMSSLNHPHIIAVHEVFENSSKIVIVMEYASKGDLYDYISERQRLTEHEARHFFRQVVSAVYYCHKNGIVHRDLKLENILLDANGNIKIADFGLSNVYQQDKLLQTYCGSPLYASPEIINGRPYKGPEVDSWSLGVLLYILVHGTMPFDGHDYKTLVKQITSGDYREPTKLSDACGLIRWMLMVNPERRATIEDIATHWWVNWGYKVPLGEQELLRESDSPLATVAEWLRRSSRPLLENSSKVRCFLKQHMPGAALERQRSLKKSKKENDVSHVLQEVALAPENPSKSILKRPKGILKKRNSCEQKVPSPGPPAAAPMGEARGEDEEAAAGLTRILPSGMLPGSTATGAEPTAVPRKGILKKPSTRESGYYSSLECCESGDVLDAASLDLDGNVFADAPSLEPGPQGLPARRKGILKHNGKFSSGGTGDPPGQGFGGFNEVPLPQAPRARPSSAVSEDSILSTESFEQLDLPARIPAGSRGMRGCVSADSLLHLEEEAEEGCRLRRWTVTQCRSPLAGSGSVTELYSRAVPIGMKLS, encoded by the exons GTGGCAATCAAGTCAATCCGGAAAGACAAAATCAAGGATGAGCAGGACCTTGTCCATATCCGGAGAGAGATTGAGATCATGTCCTCCCTCAACCACCCCCACATCATCGCTGTCCATGAAG TGTTTGAGAACAGCAGCAAGATCGTCATAGTGATGGAGTACGCCAGCAAGGGAGACCTCTATGACTACATCAGCGAGCGGCAGCGGCTCACGGAGCATGAGGCGCGACACTTCTTCCGCCAGGTCGTGTCCGCTGTTTACTACTGCCACAAG AATGGGATTGTCCACAGGGACCTGAAGCTGGAGAACATCCTTCTTGATGCCAATGGGAACATCAAG ATTGCAGACTTCGGCCTGTCCAACGTTTACCAGCAGGACAAGCTCCTGCAGACGTACTGCGGCAGCCCCCTCTATGCATCCCCTGAGATCATCAACGGGAGGCCATACAAGGGTCCGGAG GTGGACAGCTGGTCCCTGGGTGTCCTCCTCTACATCCTGGTCCATGGCACGATGCCATTCGATGGCCACGACTACAAGACTCTGGTCAAGCAGATCACGAGTGGGGACTACCGGGAGCCCACCAAGCTCTCAG ATGCCTGCGGGCTGATCCGCTGGATGCTGATGGTGAACCCGGAGCGCCGCGCCACCATCGAGGACATCGCCACGCACTGGTGGGTGAACTGGGGCTACAAAGTGCCCcttggggagcaggagctgctgcggGAGAGCGATTCCCCGCTGGCCACGGTGGCAGAGTGGCTCCGCCGCTCCTCACGGCCCCTCCTGGAGAACAGCTCCAAGGTGCGATGCTTCCTGAAGCAGCACATGCCTGGCGCGGCCCTGGAGCGGCAGCGCTCCCTCAAGAAGTCCAAGAAGGAGAACGACGTCTCCCACGTGCTGCAGGAGGTGGCCCTGGCCCCAGAGAACCCCTCCAAGTCCATCCTCAAGCGGCCCAAGGGcatcctgaagaagagaaactCCTGTGAGCAGAAGGTGCCCAGCCCCGGCCCCccggcagcagcacccatgggagaAGCAAggggtgaggatgaggaggctGCTGCAGGTCTCACCCGCATCCTGCCCTCGGGAATGCTGCCTGGCAGCACGGCCACTGGAGCAGAGCCCACAGCTGTACCCAGGAAGGGAATACTGAAGAAGCCCTCGACAAGGGAGTCGGGGTATTACTCATCCCTGGAGTGCTGCGAGTCTGGGGATGTCCTGGATGCAGCCAGCTTGGACCTTGATGGGAACGTGTTTGCTGATGCTCCCTCCCTGGAGCCAGGCCCCCAGGGCCTCCCTGCCCGCAGGAAAGGCATCCTCAAGCACAACGGCAAGTTCTCCTCTGGCGGCACCGGGGATCCCCCCGGGCAGGGCTTTGGGGGGTTCAACgaggtgcccctgccccaggcaccCCGCGCCCGCCCGTCCAGCGCCGTCAGCGAGGACAGCATCCTGTCCACGGAGTCCTTCGAGCAGCTGGACCTGCCCGCCCGCATCCCCGCCGGCAGCAGGGGCATGCGGGGCTGCGTCTCTGCCGACAGCCTGCTCCACCTGGAGGAGGAGGCGGAGGAAGGGTGCAGGCTGCGCCGCTGGACCGTCACCCAGTGCCGGAGCCCGCTGGCTGGGAGCGGCAGCGTCACCGAGCTCTACAGCCGGGCCGTGCCCATCGGCATGAAGCTGAGCTGA